A stretch of the Streptococcus suis genome encodes the following:
- a CDS encoding conjugal transfer protein: protein MCPICGNKTRLRIRVDTILKNFPLYCPKCKNETLINVQKMNIITIKEPDAKTQSR from the coding sequence TTGTGTCCTATTTGTGGAAATAAAACAAGACTACGAATACGAGTGGATACTATACTTAAAAATTTCCCTTTATACTGCCCCAAATGTAAGAACGAAACTTTAATTAATGTTCAAAAAATGAATATAATAACAATCAAAGAGCCAGACGCCAAGACGCAGAGCCGATAA
- a CDS encoding XRE family transcriptional regulator encodes MRKKEDKYDFRAFGLAIKEARLKRGLTREQVGALIEIDPRYLTNIENKGQHPSIQVLYDLVSLLHVSVDEFFLPANNLVKSTRRLQIEKYMDSFTDKELSLMEALAKGINEARNIEG; translated from the coding sequence ATGCGTAAAAAAGAAGATAAATATGATTTTAGAGCCTTTGGTTTAGCCATTAAAGAAGCTCGATTGAAACGAGGTTTAACTCGTGAACAAGTGGGAGCATTGATTGAAATTGACCCACGGTACTTAACTAATATTGAAAATAAAGGGCAACACCCCAGCATACAAGTTCTTTATGACCTTGTATCGTTACTTCATGTTTCCGTTGATGAATTTTTCTTACCTGCTAATAACTTGGTAAAAAGCACCCGACGATTACAGATAGAGAAATACATGGATAGCTTTACAGACAAAGAACTATCCTTAATGGAAGCACTAGCAAAAGGTATCAATGAAGCAAGAAATATTGAAGGCTAG
- a CDS encoding sigma-70 family RNA polymerase sigma factor, whose protein sequence is MRNMKPSSFQTTIENQFDYICKQVIEDERKDYFKHLDRLSAKEVSFSDIDNYLVNSFSTVDTYVTDFQLFKLFGLRINVESDLLSEALRHLSEKKRNIILLHYFMDMSDVEIAELLKLNRSTVYRHRISGLAMIKEFMKECKE, encoded by the coding sequence GTGAGAAACATGAAACCATCTTCTTTTCAGACCACAATAGAAAATCAGTTTGACTATATCTGTAAACAAGTTATTGAAGATGAACGAAAAGATTACTTCAAACATCTAGACAGACTATCAGCAAAAGAAGTCTCGTTTTCTGATATAGATAACTACCTTGTCAACTCTTTTTCTACTGTTGATACGTACGTCACTGATTTCCAACTATTTAAATTATTTGGATTAAGAATCAATGTTGAAAGTGATTTATTAAGTGAAGCCCTGCGTCATCTTTCAGAGAAAAAACGGAACATTATTTTACTTCATTACTTTATGGATATGAGTGATGTGGAGATTGCGGAGTTACTAAAATTGAATCGTTCGACTGTTTATCGTCATCGAATAAGTGGACTAGCCATGATTAAAGAATTCATGAAGGAGTGTAAAGAATGA